A genomic stretch from Gammaproteobacteria bacterium includes:
- the aroB gene encoding 3-dehydroquinate synthase produces METLTVSLGERSYPIYIGSGLLCRPGLLRQHVAGDQTMTVSNEIVAPLYLARLEEAVSGFRHDAVILPDGEQFKNLDTLNSVFTGLLEKRHDRGTTLIALGGGVVGDITGFAAASYQRGVDFIQVPTTLLAQVDSSVGGKTGVNHPLGKNMIGAFHQPRCVVIETDTLDTLEDRQMSAGLAEVIKYGLIEDESFFAWLEENIEALMRRDKDALQYAICESCASKARVVADDERERSGRRALLNLGHTFGHAIETGTGYGAWLHGEAVGCGMVMAADLSRRMGWLDAGDVARIRDLVRRARLPDEPPTSMDADRFTSLMSVDKKVQRGRLRLVLLRALGDAVLSEDFDAGALRATLEAA; encoded by the coding sequence ATGGAAACACTGACCGTCAGCCTGGGGGAGCGATCCTATCCCATCTATATCGGTTCGGGCCTGCTCTGCCGGCCGGGTCTGCTCCGGCAGCACGTCGCCGGAGACCAGACCATGACGGTAAGCAACGAAATCGTCGCACCGCTCTACCTGGCACGGCTCGAAGAAGCGGTATCGGGGTTCCGACACGACGCGGTTATCCTGCCCGACGGGGAACAGTTCAAGAACCTGGATACCCTGAATTCGGTGTTCACTGGGTTGCTCGAGAAGCGCCATGATCGCGGTACCACGCTGATCGCGCTCGGTGGAGGGGTGGTCGGCGACATCACCGGATTCGCGGCGGCGAGTTACCAGCGAGGGGTCGACTTCATCCAGGTGCCGACCACGCTGCTGGCACAGGTCGACTCCTCGGTCGGCGGCAAGACCGGTGTCAATCACCCGCTGGGTAAGAACATGATCGGCGCTTTCCACCAGCCACGCTGCGTCGTCATCGAGACCGATACCCTGGACACCCTCGAAGACCGGCAGATGAGCGCGGGCCTCGCCGAGGTGATCAAGTACGGCCTGATCGAGGACGAGTCGTTCTTCGCCTGGCTGGAGGAGAACATCGAGGCCCTGATGCGGCGCGACAAGGACGCGCTCCAGTACGCGATCTGCGAGTCCTGCGCGAGCAAGGCGCGCGTGGTTGCCGACGACGAGCGGGAACGCAGCGGTCGACGCGCACTGCTGAACCTCGGTCATACCTTCGGCCACGCGATCGAAACCGGTACGGGGTATGGCGCCTGGCTGCACGGGGAGGCGGTCGGTTGCGGTATGGTGATGGCAGCGGATCTGTCACGACGCATGGGCTGGCTCGACGCGGGCGATGTCGCGAGAATCCGGGATCTCGTTCGCCGGGCACGACTTCCCGACGAACCCCCGACATCCATGGATGCGGACCGGTTCACTTCGCTGATGTCGGTGGACAAGAAGGTGCAGCGCGGCCGCCTTCGCCTGGTCCTGCTGCGTGCCCTGGGCGATGCGGTCCTCAGCGAGGATTTCGATGCAGGGGCCCTGAGGGCCACGCTGGAAGCTGCCTGA
- the aroK gene encoding shikimate kinase AroK yields the protein MKSLPQNIFLVGPMGAGKTAVGRQIARRLKHQFLDSDHELERRTGVDIPTIFEFEGEEGFRSRESAVIDELTQGRGIVLATGGGAALDPINRRHLAARGTVIYLCTTIDTQLERTSRDRNRPLLQTSDPRARLESLMAVRDPLYREIADIVVSTDNTRVPLLVNGIIKRLESL from the coding sequence TTGAAATCACTGCCCCAGAACATCTTTCTAGTTGGCCCGATGGGCGCCGGCAAGACGGCCGTCGGCCGTCAGATCGCCCGCCGGCTGAAACACCAGTTCCTGGACAGCGACCACGAACTGGAGCGTCGCACGGGAGTCGACATCCCGACGATTTTCGAGTTCGAGGGCGAGGAGGGCTTCCGCTCGCGGGAGAGCGCGGTTATCGACGAGCTGACCCAAGGCAGGGGTATCGTGCTCGCCACCGGCGGGGGCGCGGCGCTCGATCCGATCAATCGCCGCCATCTGGCAGCCCGGGGTACGGTGATTTACCTCTGCACGACCATCGACACCCAACTGGAACGTACCTCACGCGACCGCAACCGGCCGTTGCTGCAGACCAGCGACCCCAGGGCGCGGCTGGAGTCCCTGATGGCCGTGAGGGACCCGCTATACCGGGAGATTGCCGACATCGTCGTCAGCACCGACAACACCCGGGTGCCCCTTCTGGTCAATGGCATCATCAAGCGTCTTGAATCACTTTGA
- a CDS encoding serine protease, with the protein MIPRIAVVCLFAPIMICASSQAAQRIVGGQSSSITRWPATVAIIDRTKSLQFCGGSLIASNWVLTAAHCVVDDNGIVTEASGIGVLAGTSDLTIAEPTTEFHLVTNVIAHQRYDPVTTRNDIALLELATRSTITPIPLYLGAPPVGTLATVVGWGDLEPRARTPTTLHEVEVSVISNATCNAPAAYNGTIIDSQLCAGFPEGGQDACAGDSGGPLMAVQDGEYRQIGIVSFGVGCARPNKFGVYTRIQSFQDDIEQLTSVTPPVQATTPGDATDGGGGTTGPMELVLWILPALAFAVPRKR; encoded by the coding sequence ATGATTCCTCGAATTGCCGTCGTTTGTCTCTTCGCGCCAATCATGATCTGCGCGTCCTCCCAGGCAGCGCAGAGGATCGTTGGCGGGCAGTCGTCCTCGATCACGCGCTGGCCGGCAACCGTGGCGATCATCGACCGGACCAAATCCCTTCAGTTCTGTGGCGGCAGTCTGATCGCGTCCAACTGGGTACTTACCGCAGCACACTGCGTCGTCGACGACAACGGCATCGTGACCGAAGCCTCCGGGATCGGGGTGCTGGCCGGGACCTCCGATCTCACGATCGCCGAGCCAACGACGGAATTCCACCTGGTGACGAACGTTATTGCACACCAACGCTACGACCCGGTGACCACGCGAAACGACATCGCACTCCTGGAACTTGCGACGCGCTCCACGATCACACCGATTCCCCTGTACCTGGGTGCCCCACCGGTCGGTACGCTGGCGACCGTGGTGGGTTGGGGAGATCTCGAACCCCGGGCGCGAACCCCCACCACGCTGCACGAAGTCGAGGTATCGGTCATCTCCAATGCAACCTGCAACGCGCCGGCGGCCTATAACGGGACTATTATCGACTCTCAGCTCTGCGCGGGTTTCCCCGAAGGTGGGCAGGACGCCTGCGCCGGAGACAGCGGCGGTCCGCTGATGGCCGTTCAGGATGGCGAATACCGGCAGATCGGGATCGTCAGCTTCGGGGTCGGTTGCGCCAGACCGAACAAATTCGGCGTCTACACCCGGATTCAGTCCTTCCAGGACGACATCGAACAACTGACGAGTGTGACACCGCCCGTGCAGGCCACGACGCCCGGGGACGCAACCGACGGCGGAGGCGGTACCACGGGTCCCATGGAACTCGTCCTATGGATACTTCCCGCCTTGGCCTTCGCGGTCCCGCGAAAGCGCTGA
- a CDS encoding DsrE family protein yields MSQQDIKFGACGNTMDKIKRKPGKLPQLVEGVEVVPAGVQRIVELQEEGYADIRP; encoded by the coding sequence TTGAGTCAGCAGGACATCAAGTTCGGTGCCTGTGGCAATACCATGGACAAGATCAAGCGTAAGCCGGGCAAGTTGCCGCAGCTTGTCGAAGGGGTGGAGGTGGTGCCTGCCGGTGTGCAGCGCATCGTCGAACTACAGGAGGAGGGATACGCAGACATCCGTCCTTGA
- a CDS encoding type IV pilus secretin PilQ, with protein MLIAGLFAAQVAAAETVLEDIKYSSLAGDKVQIALKFSSNPPEAVSFTVDNPARIALDFSDTRVGLDKRSETVGIGAVRSINAAEAQGRTRVVINLSHMVGYQSDISGNEMILTVGEEGARHAATSSPTGSATTGGAPTVTGVDFQRGVAGEGRVIVSLSNPKIPVDITEQGNKIILDIPETALADGLQRRMDVVDFATPVTTIDAYKEGRDVRLVISPQGDWEHLAYQTDNEFTVEVKEVPKTISEARKQAQFEGQRLSLNFQDIETRSVLQLIADFTGLNLVVSDSVGGSLTLRLKNVPWDQALDIILKTKGLAMRKAGNVLLIAPTEEIAAREKLELEAQQQVEELAPTQTEFIQVNYARAADIAALLKAPENSLLGERGRVGIDTRTNTLLVQDTTVKLEEIRSLVERLDVPVRQVLIESRIVTAEDNFSKELGVRFGVTNVGEGIGGANASAISGTLEGANNAINGRPVSLNEGLNVNLPVVNPAGSFGLALAKLPLGYMVQLELSAAQAEERVEIVSTPRVITSNQTQARIERGTEIPYQEASSSGATSTSFKKAVLSLEVTPTITPDDRIFLDLSVTKDDVGEIFNGVPSIDTRAVQTQVLVDNGQTVVLGGIYDTEKRDESDSVPFLGDVPLVGRLFRTDFNQLDKAELLIFITPKIIQQNIAQNP; from the coding sequence GTGTTGATAGCGGGGCTGTTCGCGGCTCAGGTCGCCGCAGCAGAAACCGTACTCGAGGACATTAAATATTCCTCTCTGGCCGGCGACAAGGTCCAGATCGCGCTGAAGTTCTCTTCGAACCCTCCCGAAGCCGTGTCGTTCACGGTCGACAACCCCGCGCGAATCGCCCTGGATTTCTCGGACACCCGTGTCGGTCTGGACAAACGATCGGAAACGGTCGGCATCGGGGCCGTGCGAAGCATCAATGCCGCCGAGGCACAAGGCCGCACACGCGTGGTGATTAACCTGTCACACATGGTGGGATATCAGTCGGACATCTCCGGTAACGAGATGATTCTCACCGTAGGTGAAGAAGGCGCACGTCACGCCGCTACGAGCAGCCCCACCGGTAGTGCCACCACCGGTGGCGCCCCGACCGTCACCGGCGTCGACTTCCAGCGCGGTGTCGCCGGCGAAGGCAGGGTCATCGTCAGCCTCTCCAATCCAAAGATCCCCGTGGATATAACGGAGCAGGGTAACAAGATCATCCTCGACATCCCGGAAACCGCACTGGCCGACGGCCTGCAACGGCGCATGGACGTCGTCGACTTCGCAACCCCGGTCACCACGATCGACGCCTACAAGGAAGGCCGCGATGTGCGCCTCGTGATCTCCCCCCAAGGCGACTGGGAGCATCTCGCCTACCAGACCGATAACGAGTTCACGGTCGAGGTCAAGGAGGTTCCCAAGACCATCAGTGAGGCACGCAAGCAGGCTCAGTTCGAGGGGCAAAGGCTGTCACTCAACTTCCAGGACATCGAAACCCGTTCGGTGCTGCAGCTCATCGCCGATTTCACCGGCCTCAACCTCGTGGTCAGCGACTCGGTCGGCGGCAGCCTGACGCTGCGCCTCAAGAACGTCCCCTGGGACCAGGCGCTCGACATCATCCTGAAGACCAAGGGTCTGGCGATGCGAAAGGCCGGAAATGTGCTCCTGATCGCGCCCACCGAAGAGATCGCGGCACGCGAGAAGCTGGAACTCGAGGCGCAGCAGCAAGTCGAGGAGCTCGCGCCGACGCAGACCGAGTTCATCCAGGTGAACTACGCACGGGCAGCGGACATAGCCGCCCTGCTCAAGGCCCCCGAGAATTCCCTGCTCGGCGAAAGGGGCCGGGTCGGCATCGACACCCGCACCAACACCCTCCTGGTACAGGACACCACGGTCAAACTGGAAGAGATCCGCAGCCTGGTCGAGCGTCTCGACGTCCCGGTCCGCCAGGTTCTCATCGAGTCACGGATCGTCACCGCCGAAGACAACTTTTCCAAGGAACTGGGTGTGCGGTTCGGCGTCACGAACGTCGGCGAGGGCATCGGCGGCGCGAACGCCAGTGCCATCTCGGGTACGCTGGAGGGGGCGAACAACGCCATCAACGGCCGCCCCGTATCGCTGAACGAAGGCTTGAACGTCAACCTGCCGGTGGTGAACCCCGCCGGGTCGTTCGGGCTGGCGCTCGCCAAGCTCCCGCTGGGCTACATGGTGCAGCTCGAGCTTAGCGCGGCGCAGGCAGAAGAACGCGTCGAGATCGTCTCCACACCGCGGGTCATCACCTCTAACCAGACCCAGGCCAGGATCGAGCGCGGTACCGAGATCCCCTATCAGGAGGCGTCCTCCAGCGGCGCCACCTCGACCTCCTTCAAGAAGGCAGTGCTGAGCCTGGAGGTGACCCCGACCATCACCCCCGACGACCGGATCTTCCTGGATCTTTCCGTCACCAAGGACGACGTGGGTGAGATCTTCAACGGTGTGCCCAGTATCGATACCCGCGCCGTCCAGACCCAGGTCCTGGTGGACAACGGACAGACGGTGGTACTGGGCGGGATCTACGACACGGAGAAACGGGACGAATCCGACAGCGTGCCCTTCCTCGGAGACGTTCCGCTGGTTGGCCGCCTGTTCCGAACCGATTTCAATCAGCTCGACAAAGCCGAACTGCTGATCTTCATCACGCCCAAGATCATTCAGCAGAACATTGCCCAAAACCCCTGA